ATAAACACGGATTTCAACGATCTCGCACCGACGTGCTCGCGGCACGAACGGTGTGTTTTTGTGGTGAGATTAAAGTGAGTGCAACCGTAAACCCAACTGCTGGCGTTCGGTGTCAATATGCAAGATTGAAACCTGTATCTTCTGGCCCTCGCTAAAAATCTCGGAAGGTTTTCCGGCATTATCACCCATCTCTGAGACGTGGATCAGGCCATCAAGCCCCTCGCTCAGGCGGGCGAAAGCCCCGTAGGGCACTATGTTGGTAATTACCGCCTGGGCAATATCGCCGGGCTGGTAACGCTGGGAGGCTTCTGCCCAGGGGTTGGGGTGTAGGCGTTTGAGACTCAAGGCCACCCGGCAACGTTCCTGATCGAGGTTGAGCACATGGACTTCAATATCCTGATCGGGTGAGAGCACTTCTGATGGATGGCTGACACGCCCCCAGGAGAGTTCAGAGATATGGATCAACCCTTCAACACCGCCCAAATCGATGAAGACGCCAAAATTTGTAATTGTGGTCACGCGCCCCGAGACGCGCGCCCCGGGGAGCAGCGTTTTTAACAATTCAATGCGTCGTCCTGGCGCGGCCAGAGCTGCGCGCTCCGAGAGTACCACGCGCTCGCGTTTGGGGCTACATTCAATCACTTTTAGTTTTAATGTACGGTCCACGTAAGCGACTAAAATTTCTTTGCGCTGTTCTTCGTTGGTTTCTTCGGTGATTTCGATAATATGTGAAATGGGCACAAAACCCTGAATACGTTCATCTTCCACCAGCAAACCCCCGCGATTATATCCGGTGACAATCAGCGTGATAATTTCATCGTTTTTGTAAAGCGCCTCAGCCCATTTCCAGTCAATTGGGGTGTCATCATCCAATGGAGGGGCGACGGCCTCCTCGGGGATGGTTTCCAACCGATCCTGCGCCTCCGCGTCTATGAGGATCGCGGCCCACCAGGCTTCGTCGGGAGGAGTTTCAGCAGTAGAGAGGGTGATTTCTTTTTCTAACATGGTTTCCTTTGCCTGTAAAAATTGATATTTTGCTTCTCCATTATGTTGTGAAGTTTACCACTATTTCTCTTGACGATTCCCGGAACGGACTTCTTGTTCCATCTCAATAATTGCTTGAGCAACTTCTTCTACGGCCACGCGTTGTTTGCGATAAAGATCGGCCTCCGACATTGCCAGACGGGTGGCAACATCGCGCACTCTGCGGCCCTCCATAAATTTCATCTCCAGAATATTATACAAAATCCATTCGGTGGTGAAATGTCTCTGGCCTTCGGGTTTGACTTGTTCAATTCCCTGGCGTAAGATTGCCCGGAGCGCGTTGACCGAGCCGTCGTGTTCGCTGATGGCCTGCTGTACAACCTGCAAGCGCAGTAATGGACTTTTTGAGAGTTTCGGGCCGCCCCAGTAATGGCTGAGGGCATCTTTCACCCAGCGGGAAATATTGGCATCTTTCAGATCTTCATCGGGTGTTGCCAACAAGTCGCTGCTGTCGTAGCGTGAAGTCGCGCGCAGGCGTTGTATCCAGTCTACCTGAGGGGTGAGGGTTTCGAGTGAATTGAAAACCTGCTGTTGTTTCACGCGGTCGATCAGAGCCAGCGCGGCACGGTCGCTGAGTGTGTTTAAGGCGGCGTGTTGCTCTTCGTCGAGGGATTGTTGAGCAGTACGTTCTGCACCCATTAAACCCAGCAGCGGGAGTTTTTCTCCCTCGAGGGCAGGTTGATCTCCAAACAACGGAACCAGCCAAAAGTCCCCCCACGTGAACAGCCGCAAATTGGCGGAGCTGTCTTCATTTTCGTCATTGCCGCGTGTGACGACTTCCACTAATTCTTCCGTGAGAATTTCTTTTTGAAGTTGTTTTACTGCGCCGACGGTAATAATCATCTCCGAGCCGGGTGGCACCAGAACGACCACGAAGGCATTTTTAATTTGCAAGTGATCGCATACTGCAGTGAGGATGGTTTCTAAAAATTGCCCCAGGTCGCCAGAAGTGAGCAAGCGTTCTTCGAGCGTTTGTACCAATCGCAGGCTGTTTTCGGCGTTGCCGTAGAAGAGTACGCGCTCCCAGATGGGGGCCAGCATGGTGATGGTGTATTGCATCAGCAAGAGCGTGCCGACCATAGCGATGGGCACCGCGGTTGAGTAGACAGCCCCGAACGATTCTCCCGCGCGGCGCACCAGGGTGGTGACGGCCAAGACGGTGGATGCAGTTACTGGCCCGCGCATAACCCATTTAAAGAGACGCCGTTTGACCACGCGGTCGGGCCAGGAGACGCCAAAAAAGGCCACCGCGTAGGCCATTAGCACGATGAGTACGGAGGTGATGATATTAACCAGATCGGCAGTGAACCAGAAAAGCAGCGAGTGCGCGCTGGCGATTGTGGTGGTATAGGTTAAAAAGGGAAACGCGCTCAACGCGGGAGCGGTGGCTCCGGCGATCAGATAGCTCATGCGCCGCTGGCTGGTGCGCGTGATCGTGCGACGATAGGCGCGGCCAAAATTGATCCATGCCCAGATCATGCTAACGGTGTAATAGGCGAAAAATCCCCAGTTCAGCGGAGTGGCAGCCAGCGAGTTAGTTGCTTCGGTGGTGATGACCGTGCCCATCCACTCGGAGGAGGGTAATGCCAAAAGGAAAGCGGCTGAAATCAGGTAAGTGAGGCGTACCAAGAGCCGCCGCCGCCCGCGCGATGGGCGGCCTGTGGTTGCCAGGAGTGCGTCTGAAAAATGCAGATAGCTGGGCGGCAAGAAAATTGCGCCCACCCATTGCACCCGCACCCAGATATTAAGTAAACTAGGTTCCTGAACGACGCTGGCAATCGATTCCCCCACAAATACAACCACGACGCTAAAGAAGATGATCGCAACCGAACGTGCTACGCGGTCGCGCAGATTGAAAGAGAGGGCATATAACAGCAATGAAAAAGCTGTAATGGCGATCCCCGCTGTGAGCAGTTGATTGAGGGTTTGTAGACTACCGATCAGGGAAGGCATAGCTGTGAATTGGCTTTTATTTCATCCATTTTGAGAAGAATAAAGCAATATCATGATTGGCAAAGTAATGATCATTGTACCCGCAAAGCTC
This genomic stretch from Chloroflexota bacterium harbors:
- a CDS encoding S1 RNA-binding domain-containing protein, with the translated sequence MLEKEITLSTAETPPDEAWWAAILIDAEAQDRLETIPEEAVAPPLDDDTPIDWKWAEALYKNDEIITLIVTGYNRGGLLVEDERIQGFVPISHIIEITEETNEEQRKEILVAYVDRTLKLKVIECSPKRERVVLSERAALAAPGRRIELLKTLLPGARVSGRVTTITNFGVFIDLGGVEGLIHISELSWGRVSHPSEVLSPDQDIEVHVLNLDQERCRVALSLKRLHPNPWAEASQRYQPGDIAQAVITNIVPYGAFARLSEGLDGLIHVSEMGDNAGKPSEIFSEGQKIQVSILHIDTERQQLGLRLHSL